One stretch of Streptomyces sp. A2-16 DNA includes these proteins:
- a CDS encoding polysaccharide deacetylase family protein has protein sequence MRARAHLPLLAAALAAAGTLAVPAAAAPAQPAACTGYVGLTFDDGPGSGTTALLNSLKQYGLRATMFNTGQNAAASPALVRAQVSAGMWVGNHSYTHPHLTQQSQATIDSEISRTQQAIANGGGGTPKLFRPPYGETNATVKAVEARYGLTEVLWQVDSQDWNNASTDAIVAAVGRLTNGQVVLLHDWPANTRAAIPRIAQTLAAKGLCAGMISPQTGRAVAPG, from the coding sequence ATGAGGGCCCGGGCGCACCTCCCGTTACTGGCCGCGGCCCTGGCCGCCGCCGGCACCCTCGCCGTCCCCGCCGCCGCTGCTCCCGCGCAGCCCGCGGCCTGCACCGGGTACGTCGGCCTCACCTTCGACGACGGCCCCGGCAGCGGCACCACCGCCCTGCTCAACTCCCTGAAGCAGTACGGCCTCAGGGCCACCATGTTCAACACGGGCCAGAACGCCGCCGCGAGCCCGGCACTCGTCAGGGCCCAGGTCAGCGCCGGAATGTGGGTCGGCAACCACAGCTACACGCACCCGCATCTGACCCAGCAGAGCCAGGCCACGATCGACTCGGAGATCTCCCGCACGCAGCAGGCGATCGCGAACGGCGGCGGTGGCACACCGAAGCTGTTCCGGCCGCCGTACGGCGAGACCAACGCGACGGTGAAGGCCGTGGAGGCCAGATACGGGCTGACCGAGGTCCTGTGGCAGGTCGACTCGCAGGACTGGAACAACGCCAGTACCGACGCGATCGTCGCGGCGGTCGGGCGGCTCACCAACGGGCAGGTCGTCCTCCTGCACGACTGGCCCGCCAACACCCGCGCGGCGATTCCGCGCATCGCGCAGACCCTGGCCGCCAAGGGGCTGTGCGCGGGCATGATCTCGCCGCAGACGGGGCGGGCGGTGGCCCCCGGCTGA
- a CDS encoding SAM-dependent methyltransferase gives MPHTPIDTSKPHSARFWNYFVGGKDNYEVDREIGDHIKEIFPGLVDVAVTSRRFLGRAVRHLAGEQGVRQFLDIGTGLPTADNTHEVAQRVAPDARIVYVDNDPIVLAHANALLTSAPEGRTAYLQADLYDPESILRAAADTLDLDRPVALMILNTLGHVADHDRALDLVRRLMSGLAPGSYLVISDSTATSEGMIAASEAYNSSGAVPYHVRAVEEIAAFFDGLEPVAPGVVRVTEWRPEEAGPAGVDAYCGVGRKL, from the coding sequence GTGCCGCACACCCCGATCGACACCAGCAAGCCGCACTCCGCCCGCTTCTGGAACTACTTCGTCGGCGGCAAGGACAACTACGAGGTGGACCGCGAGATCGGCGACCACATCAAGGAGATCTTCCCCGGGCTCGTCGACGTGGCGGTCACCAGCCGGCGCTTCCTGGGCCGCGCGGTCCGCCATCTCGCGGGCGAGCAGGGGGTACGGCAGTTCCTGGACATCGGGACCGGCCTGCCCACCGCCGACAACACCCACGAGGTGGCCCAGCGGGTCGCCCCGGACGCCCGGATCGTCTACGTCGACAACGACCCCATCGTGCTGGCCCACGCCAACGCCCTGCTCACCAGCGCCCCCGAGGGCAGGACGGCCTACCTGCAGGCCGATCTGTACGACCCCGAGTCCATCCTCCGGGCCGCCGCCGACACCCTCGACCTCGACCGGCCGGTCGCCCTGATGATCCTCAACACCCTCGGCCACGTCGCCGACCACGACCGGGCCCTCGACCTGGTCCGGCGACTCATGTCGGGCCTGGCGCCCGGCAGTTACCTGGTGATCAGCGACAGCACGGCCACGAGCGAGGGGATGATCGCGGCGTCGGAGGCGTACAACTCCAGCGGGGCGGTGCCGTACCACGTGCGGGCGGTCGAGGAGATCGCCGCGTTCTTCGACGGCCTGGAACCGGTCGCGCCGGGCGTGGTGCGGGTGACGGAGTGGCGCCCCGAGGAAGCCGGCCCGGCCGGGGTGGACGCGTATTGCGGGGTCGGCCGCAAACTCTGA
- a CDS encoding N-acetylmuramoyl-L-alanine amidase, whose amino-acid sequence MATPLSAAKMLAALKAEGLTVHEHAGWKTHNRDAASGKSFGPVIGVLIHHTGGHDDKELCFKGRSDLPGPLCHAWLGKTAGLWMIGNGRTNHAGYADIDVLNALREEKPLPHDDAAGADGNDCLYGLEIENRGKGGDPYPQAQYRQAVLWAAAICRAHGWSEKSVAGHKECQPGKIDPSFDMDDFRAAVKKQLAAGPGKSESTKPAGKPRVDLSRLVKAARTDPGAKQGHVSYMAGTNLTEAALVELGYLSRSYAGDGSFGTTTIAAYAKWQRHLGYTGADANGVPGKISLSRLGEKTGLFTVVA is encoded by the coding sequence ATGGCCACTCCTCTGTCCGCCGCGAAGATGCTCGCCGCACTGAAGGCCGAGGGCCTCACCGTGCACGAGCACGCCGGCTGGAAGACCCACAACCGCGACGCGGCGTCCGGCAAGTCCTTCGGTCCCGTCATCGGGGTGCTGATCCACCACACCGGCGGGCACGACGACAAGGAGCTCTGCTTCAAGGGCAGATCCGACCTTCCGGGACCGCTGTGCCACGCCTGGCTCGGCAAGACCGCGGGCCTGTGGATGATCGGCAACGGCCGTACCAACCACGCCGGTTACGCCGACATCGATGTCCTGAACGCGCTCCGTGAGGAGAAGCCGCTCCCGCACGACGACGCGGCCGGGGCCGACGGCAACGACTGCCTTTACGGCCTGGAGATCGAGAACCGCGGCAAGGGCGGGGACCCCTACCCGCAGGCGCAGTACCGGCAGGCCGTGCTGTGGGCGGCGGCGATCTGCCGGGCGCACGGGTGGAGCGAGAAGTCCGTCGCCGGGCACAAGGAGTGCCAGCCGGGGAAGATCGACCCGAGTTTCGACATGGACGACTTCCGGGCCGCCGTGAAGAAGCAACTGGCCGCGGGGCCCGGCAAGTCGGAGTCGACGAAGCCGGCGGGCAAGCCGCGCGTCGACCTGTCCCGGCTGGTGAAGGCCGCGAGGACCGACCCCGGGGCCAAGCAGGGCCACGTCAGCTACATGGCCGGAACCAATCTCACCGAGGCGGCCCTCGTCGAACTCGGCTATCTCTCCCGGTCCTACGCGGGCGACGGCTCGTTCGGCACCACGACGATCGCCGCCTACGCCAAGTGGCAACGCCACCTGGGCTACACGGGCGCCGACGCCAACGGCGTCCCGGGCAAGATCTCCCTGTCCCGGCTGGGCGAGAAGACGGGACTGTTCACGGTCGTGGCCTGA